In a single window of the Cucurbita pepo subsp. pepo cultivar mu-cu-16 chromosome LG18, ASM280686v2, whole genome shotgun sequence genome:
- the LOC111779835 gene encoding uncharacterized protein LOC111779835 isoform X3, with amino-acid sequence MINGDGHCEGFSEVASADPLDSSSPWGVENVDGCSVASPASSRYSSCGDSEFERYCSANSAMGTPSMRSTITVFNDCIDSEFAYARNYGFSDDGGLENFILGGNEMNSMDTNIVGYRKIELHDEITREEPSTKHRSSGLNLYGTGELIDSLEANGEGLCWKVESTSDLLCGVDMTNRSEKVESSKDEKEGFIIGTEASESGTEVDAVLGDVTNEAVHMGCLEGSTVEIGMKIGQRFEERLLPCTVEKKSDGELDVENDRSQNEHSESEDSMYNFLSDGDHRDETFLHNNARILPETDMANENPLLINSSVAFGSDDWNDFADALQERIPCNLNSSSLTVNGVLDGSGMTREGGKQMLLACKEDQASTNFLRKVNCSSGDCMIVQTAERPNDVIQVRDIPMAICQVQSFDELEEIANNTFLTAADFSYGVELDQDAKDIFVVNNHAGDADKTAYNSECLVCNVSGVGTGAEKFTSKQHTCTVDGNSVTQPQILETEDNGGAVNQGLDSQGLGNVKTKMDPLGAALTNRLSTHASDCSEDLAHSNSIPESKGHLLPVELAKLELHDFYDEVVHEMEEILLESCDSPGARFTNKYKISQSLPSLPLRDGGSTTPTSGTNSSDPSNPENLKIDGVEVIGARQKRGDVSFSERLVGVKEYTVYKIRVWSDKKQWEVERRYRDFYSLYCQLKSSFADHGWSLPSPWSAVDNRSRKLFGSASPDIIAERSVLIQECLCSILHSRFSSTNPSPLIWFLSSQESNSSSPTSDTAVPQSPDTASVSDTQNLFSLGNSISLIVEIRPYKSTKQILEMQHYMCAGCYRHFDDQKTLMKGFVQSFGWGKPRVCDYTSQMFCSSCHTNEMAVIPARVLHHWDFTQYPVSQLAKSYLDSIHDQPMLCVSAVNPSLISKVN; translated from the exons ATGATCAATGGAGACGGACATTGTGAGGGCTTCTCGGAAGTCGCCTCTGCCGATCCATTGGATTCATCTTCACCTTGGGGTGTCGAGAATGTCGATGGTTGCTCTGTTGCATCGCCAGCTTCTTCGAGGTATTCGTCCTGCGGAGATTCCGAGTTCGAGAGGTATTGCAGTGCGAATTCAGCAATGGGAACGCCAAGTATGCGCAGCACGATTACAGTATTTAACGATTGCATCGATTCTGAATTTGCGTATGCGAGGAATTATGGGTTCAGTGATGATGGCGGCCTGGAGAACTTCATTTTGGGAGGGAACGAGATGAATTCGATGGATACGAATATAGTAGGCTATAGAAAGATAGAACTGCACGATGAAATCACTCGTGAAGAACCGAGTACGAAACATAGGTCTAGTGGGTTGAATTTGTACGGTACGGGTGAGCTTATTGATTCACTTGAAGCTAATGGCGAAGGTTTGTGTTGGAAGGTCGAGAGCACATCGGATTTATTATGTGGGGTAGATATGACTAACCGGTCCGAGAAGGTAGAGAGCAgcaaagatgaaaaagaaggCTTCATTATAGGGACAGAAGCCAGTGAATCGGGAACGGAGGTGGATGCTGTTCTTGGAGATGTTACCAATGAAGCAGTTCATATGGGATGTTTAGAAGGAAGTACGGTTGAGATTGGTATGAAAATAGGACAAAGGTTTGAAGAACGTCTTCTACCTTGCACGGTTGAGAAAAAGTCTGACGGTGAATTGGATGTGGAAAATGATAGATCCCAGAACGAGCATTCAGAGAGTGAGGATTcaatgtataattttttatctgATGGTGATCATAGGGATGAAACTTTCCTGCATAATAATGCACGCATTCTTCCAGAAACTGACATGGCAAATGAAAATCCACTGCTTATCAATTCATCTGTTGCTTTCGGTTCGGACGATTGGAATGATTTTGCGGATGCACTCCAGGAAAGGATACCGTGCAATCTGAATTCCTCTTCTCTGACTGTTAATGGTGTTCTTGATGGTAGTGGAATGACGAGAGAAGGTGGAAAACAGATGCTCTTAGCCTGCAAAGAAGATCAAGCTAGCACAAATTTTCTGAGGAAAGTTAACTGCAGTTCTGGGGATTGTATGATTGTGCAAACTGCTGAAAGACCAAACGACGTGATTCAAGTGCGGGACATTCCTATGGCGATCTGTCAAGTCCAGTCTTTTGACGAGTTGGAGGAAATTGCAAACAATACTTTTTTAACTGCAGCTGATTTTTCATACGGTGTTGAATTAGATCAAGATGCAAAGGATATATTTGTTGTTAATAATCACGCAGGAGATGCTGATAAAACTGCATATAATAGTGAATGTCTTGTTTGTAATGTTTCTGGAGTTGGTACAGGAGCAGAGAAATTTACTTCAAAGCAGCACACGTGCACAGTGGATGGTAACTCTGTAACACAACCTCAAATTCTAGAAACCGAAGATAACGGTGGAGCGGTGAATCAAGGCTTAGATAGCCAAGGACTGGGAAAtgtgaaaacaaaaatggaccCTCTTGGTGCTGCTTTAACTAATCGTCTTTCGACTCATGCTAGTGACTGTAGCGAGGATTTGGCACATTCCAATTCAATACCTGAATCAAAAGGTCATCTTTTGCCAGTTGAG CTAGCAAAACTTGAGCTACATGATTTCTATGATGAAGTTGTTCACGAAATGGAAGAAATACTACTTGAATCTTGTGATTCTCCAGGGGCTAGATTTACTAATAAATATAAGATATCTCAGTCACTACCATCTTTACCACTAAGGGATGGAGGATCAACTACACCTACTTCAGGCACTAACAGTTCTGATCCAAGTAACCcagaaaacttgaaaattgaTGGGGTTGAAGTGATAGGGGCAAGACAAAAGAGAGGGGATGTATCATTCAGTGAAAGACTAGTTGGGGTGAAGGAGTACACTGTATACAAAATTAGGGTATGGAGTGACAAGAAACAGTGGGAGGTTGAACGCCGCTACCGAGATTTCTATTCTCTATATTGTCAGTTGAAATCATCATTTGCTGATCATGGGTGGAGTTTACCCTCTCCCTGGTCCGCAGTTGATAATAGATCAAGAAAGTTATTTGGGAGTGCATCTCCGGACATTATTGCGGAAAGAAGTGTTTTAATTCAAGAGTGTTTATGTTCTATTCTTCATTCAAGATTTTCATCAACCAATCCGAGTCCATTAATTTGGTTTTTGTCCTCTCAAGAATCAAACTCCAGCTCTCCTACATCAGATACTGCAGTACCTCAATCACCTGATACTGCAAGTGTGTCTGACACGCAAAACTTGTTCTCTTTGGGGAATTCCATATCACTAATTGTTGAAATTCGACCGTACAAATCTACAAAACAAATACTGGAGATGCAGCATTATATGTGTGCTGGATGTTATAGACATTTTGATGATCAGAAAACTCTGATGAAAGGCTTTGTACAGAGTTTTGGATGGGGCAAACCACGAGTCTGTGATTACACCTCTCAGATGTTTTGCTCTTCATGCCATACGAATGAGATGGCAGTCATACCAGCAAGAGTTTTACATCATTGGGACTTCACTCAGTATCCAGTTTCTCAGTTAGCTAAGTCATATTTGGATTCCATACATGATCAG CCTATGCTTTGTGTCAGTGCGGTTAATCCTTCTCTCATCTCAAAG GTCAATTAA